Within the Coriobacteriia bacterium genome, the region GTTTCGTCCGGCATGGCAACGCTTGCAGTTCTTGGCCTGGGCGGAGGGGCTGCCAGCGCCCTGGCCTCCGAGAAGAGCGCGTCTAAGGACTCCGCCATGGAAGAAGCCAAGGGAGACAGCCCCGTCGACGCCGTTTCCTCGGCCAGCACGGATACGAACAAGTTCAAGAACATGGACCAGGCGACGCTGATGACGCAGCTGCCCACGATGACGGGCCTCGTTGCCGTCGCCACGACGAACGAGGACGGCTCGCCCAACCTTGCCGTTTTCATCCCGTCTGCTGTGGGCGAGAAGTACATCTACTTCGGCTTCGCGCCCAACGCGACGCAGGCCAACCTGCTGCGCGACAAGCAGGCCGTCATCCTGTATGACGAGTACGACCTGTCCATCGAGAACCCGTCGGATCGCCACTATGGCTGCCGTGCCAAGGTCAAGCTCGTCGAGGACGCCAAGGTGCTCGAGGAGCTCAAGCCCGACCTGGGCTCCTACGCCGACTTCGCGACGGTCGTCGAGGTTGTCGAGGTTCTGCCGATGGGCTAAGCCCCGCGTAACACCTTTGCGCTTGGTTTTCTCTAATTAAGGCACCGATAGGGGCGGGGAGGAATAATCTTCCCGCCCTATTTTATTACTAAAAATAATTTTTAATATATTGTTTTAGTAATTTTATAAAAAATATATCATAATCAGATAATAAAGAGTTTCGCTGGGTGATGAGGTTAAGGTCAATACCGTCTGGCAGTTCTTTGATCGAGTAACGTATCAAGGACGGCTCAACATGCTTAGCCAATGTTGTATTAGGTAGTATCGCGACGCCAACGCCCCTGCGCACCATTTCGAGAGTCATCTCGTTGCCGAAGCTATGCAATATCGTATGAATGTTAATGCAATTTTGTGAACAAACGTCTTCCAATATTTCTGCGAGATGTTTTGCTCGTGAAGGCATTATGAATGGGTAGCGTGCTATCTCTTTGAGAGAGACAGTCTGTGGTGTCTCCTCATCACACGTTAAAAGGGAATATTTTGATGATGCGAACAGTTGCAGGCGTTCTTTGCAAAGTACTTGAGTTTGCATGAAACCATATGAGGGCTGACATGGCGTAAGGGCCACAAAGTCAATTCTTCCCTCCGAGAAGAGCTCAAAAATCTGCCCATCTGACTCTACGGGTTCAAGATCGACGACGTGTTTAGGAAATCTTTCATAGAACTGAATTATGGGTTCAGAGAGGAGGCTGGCACACCGTGGCTCCGAAACTCCTATGCGAAGGCGTTTGTGGCCTCCTACGGCGAACTGACTCAGGTTTTCAGAGAGAGCAATCTCAAGTGCCCGTTCTTTCTGGGCAAACTGGATGTATGCCATACCCGCTTCAGTGAGTGCGAGCGGGTGGGCTACTCTTCGAAACAGCTCTACACCGAGCCTATTCTCCAGTGCCTTGAGCTTTTTGGAGACTGCCGGTTGGGAATAGCCCAGCTCCTTGGCCGCAGCACTTATCGAACCCGTTTTATGAATGCTTAGAAACGCTCTTGTCTCATCGTCCACAAGATCTTCCTTGAGTGATTATCCAATCAAGTAATCATTTATATACTATCGTAAGAAAAATCAATGACGAATCGCCTCATTCAATATGATTATAAACCACATTACCTATGGGAATGAGACAGGGTAATGGGCAAGATTATGATTCCCTTGTCACAAAGGTTAGGAGATAGGGGGAGTTCCGGTGAACCTTCAGCGTACCTCTTCAAAGGATGACGCGCTTCACGGCAAGACGAGGCGCGAGTTCCTGGCTCTTGTCGGCGCAGCCTCTGCGGCGCTTTTTGCCGGCAGCGCGTCAAGGACGTTCGACTCTAAGGCGTTCGCGGCTCCGGCTTCGGCTGATTCCGACACCATTGAGGTGACGGACTTTGGCGATGTCACGGTCACGATTCCCGCCCATGCCAATAAGATTGCCGCACTTGCCGGCACGACGTTCGATCCCATCCTGTTCCTCGGACAGGTTGATCGCGTCAAAGCGGCGATGAATATCAGCATGAATGAGTGGATGACCGAGATATATCCGTTCATGAACTCGCTGAATATTACAAAAGTCGAGAATGCCCAGAAGCCCAACGTCGAAGAGCTTGTCAATCTGGGGATCGATCTGGTCCTGTATTGGCCTGGCGACGATTTCGCGGATCAGCGCGCTCAAATAGAGCAGGTGGGGATCCCCGTGGTCGGGGCCCATACAAGCGGCGTCAAGTTCTCCACAGTACAAGAGTTCAAAGACCTTATCTCTCGCGAGATTCGCCTGTACGCCGAGATTCTCGGGGAGGGCACTCAGGACAAGGCTGAAGAGTGGATTAGCTACACGCTCGGGAAGCTCGACTACGTTGCGTCTCGTACGCAAGACCTGCCCGAGGATCAGATTAAGCTGGTTCACTATGTGCGGAAGGCGGATGACGGGACCCAGGTCTATGGGGCCAACACGTATCCCGCCGTGCTTGTAGACATCGCGGGCGGGCGGCTTGATGACCTCGACACCATATCCGGCTTCAAGGAAATGAACATGGAGGATATCATTACCTTGAACCCCGATTACGTCTTTATGGGCTGGACCGACTCGACGGAGGGCGTCCTCTCAAATGAGAGGTGGGCTGGCACGAAGGCGGTGCAAGAAGGCCACGTGTATCTGTCGCCGTGCTCGCTGGGTAGCTTCTGGGCATATGGGGCAGAGGTTCCGCTCGAGGCGCTCTTCCTGGCGAAAACCCTCCATCCCGAGCTGTTTGAGGATCTCGACTTAATCGGCGAGATTCAGGAGTTTTACCGCACGTTCCGAGGCTATGAGCTGAGCGCCGAGAACGCGCAGCGCATGCTTGAGCGTAAGCCGCCCCTTGGCGCCGAGGCCGGGTCGGCGTCATCGGATGGGGGTGCTAAGGCACAGTCTGCCGCAGCGGAATCCCGTGGCTCCGAGAAATAGGTCATATTTTACGAGAGCATAGAAGAGGGGCCGATCCGACGGGCTCTGGGGTAACCAGGGCGGCGGGTCGACCCCATCTGACGGTTCTCGGTTACTTCGTGGCCTCTCGAGCCTTACGCGCCGCCCTACGACAGATGCGTGCGTGTCTCAGGGGCTTTCCCCTCTTGCAAGCGCCCCAATTCAGCCATCCAGTCCTTGAGGGGCTCCTCTAGTCTCCCTCCATTTCGAAGAATTAAACGAAGTTCATTTAATTTTTTATCAATTTTATTTAAAATAGAAAGATTTTCAAGCTCTCGACTATCGCCCGATGACGTCAGGCAGGCGTGCATGCCGCCGTTTGAGATGATGACGCGCTTTGTTCCCATGAGTGCTATTGCCGGATCGTGTGTCGAGACGAGGACGATCTTCTGACGCCTGGAGAGCGTGGCAAGCGCCTTCCACTTATCCATGCCTGCGTTTTCTATCTCATCGACCAACACGATGGGGGCGTCGGACAGGAAGGCGGCGTCGGCGACCATGAGAGCCCTTGACTGGCCGCCGGATAGTTGCGAGAGTCGGGTTGACCCCTCAAACGGCTCTCCTGCCAGGCCGACGGCGCACTCAAAGGTGTCGCGTATCTCGCGCTCGACAGAGCCTGTCCTTCTTCGGGCGTCTGCGTGCACGTGAAGAAAATCCTCCACGGTCATGTCAATGACATAGTTCATGCATTGCGAGAGCTGGGCTACCAGCTGGGCGCTCATTGTGGAGCGCAGCTCTTCGGGAACGGGATCGCCGTTGATGAGGATCTTCCGACACGATGGGGTGTCGCCCTGCGCGAGACACTCGATGTCGTCGAGCAACCTGCTTTTCCCGGCGCCCGTTGGACCGAGTATGCAGACGATCTCTCCCGGGATTACGTCCAATCGGGGTAGCTTCTCGGGATGACCCGACTTGTCGACCCCGCCCATGATCGTGAGGCTCTCTGGCGTATCTGGCCTGACGGTATCGGCGGCATCGACTTGCTCTTCTTGCTTGTCTGCGATGAGGAGGAGTTCCTCGCTATCTGTGCCGTCGACCTCCCTTGAAGACGAGGGCGCTCGGCCTGTCGCGATGTCCTTCGTCTCGTCTGACATATCGACGGGTTTTGCCTCCCCGCCAGATGCGGAGATGAACGAGGGAAGTTTCTCGTCAAACATTGAGACGATGTTGCCGCGCTGATACTCGGCTCCGATTCTCTTTTCCCCCAGGCAATATGAGCAGAGCGCTGACGGCATAGTGAAGCGAAGCCGCTCACTGTCAATCGAAGAGATGCTTGGCGCGCTCTCTACCTCCTTGAGAAGGCTGAGGGTCCCCTGGCCGGTGAGGCCGTTGACGTTGAGAATGCACGCCCTCTTCACCATTCTTTGAACCTTTGCGCGGAACACCTCGCGCTCTGCCTGGCTTACCATGTCTCCCTTTGCCACCACCACGACGTCTGCGCGCTGCAGCATGGGGCCTATCTTGGCTGGCGCCTGGATGCCCGCGAGGTTATCCGTGACGCAGATGGCGAGCGCGCCGTAAATGTAGGGGGAGCACCTGTTGCAAAGGCCTGCGCTCTCCGTAAAGAGATAGTCGAGTTTCTGTGCCTCTCCCCATTCGAATGCCCCTGGCAAGCTGGTGGCAAAGAAATGATCGGGGCATCTGCTCAGCGACAGGCCGCACAGATTCGGTATGCCAAGCGCTGCATATGCCTGTGCGTCATTGCTTGACAGACAGTCAAATTTGATGACCCCGCATGCGAGCCCCCTCTTTTGCAACTGGCGTATGACGTGCATGAGCACGGATGTCTTCCCGCAAGACGGGGGCCCTGCCAACGTTACGAGCTTCATGGCTCTGCTATCCCTTCCTGAAGTTTATGGAGCTGCTGAATATCCATTTCTTTCAACGCCTTCCATCCCGGCCATGCATACCATCCGGGCGCGTGGGGCCCCATCTGGGCGAGGAGCCGCATGGATTGGGGGTCTTTTGTGCTGACGCAGGTTGGAACACCTGCGCGTGCAGATAGGGCCGCATATCGCTCACTGAAGAAATAGTCTTCAATGAGGTGCCCCATGGTATCGAGCCTCTTCTTGAAGCCGAGCCAGATCGGAAGGACGAAGGCGCCTTCGCGAGGCCAGACTATCTTTGCGTAGGGGTGGATTTGCGCACTGGCAAGAAATGTCCAGGGGCCGACCGTAACCCCTGCCCTTGACTCCTGAAACCGCGTTACGGAGCGCAGCGTGCCTTCAAACAAAACATGGTTGCTCAGATAGTTTTTGGTTCTTTCCCCTCCATAGATCGAGAGATAGCTTTCTATGACGCAGCCGCCAAAACCCGCCGATGAGCAATCTGACGCGATCTCTCCTTTGAGGAGCTGCGAGGAGAGGTCTTCCCAGCTGCAGGGAATTTTCTGCGGGGGGATTCTCCGCAGGTCGATTAAGAACGCATAGGGCAGAACTGCCGAAAGTACCAGCGGGCAGTCTTTTTCGACCATGCCAGAGTCGATGAAAGGCTGCGAGAAGGGGACGGTGGACGCCCTGTCAGAACGGAGGCCTTCTTGGCCATAGAGGCGCTCTTTGCCGAAAAAGAATCTCGAGAGGTCATCCCTATAGAGAAAGTCGCTGCCAAACGAATAAAAAACCTGCGGCATTTCGTCGGACGCCTGCTTCCAGAAGGCGATTCCGTCCTCCCTGTTGAGGAGGTAGCCAAAGGCAAGACGTCTTCCTGCGATGGCTGCGGATTGTCGTGACAGGCGCGAGATCTCCCTTTTGATTGAAAGCCGGGTCGGCATGATCATGCGCATCCCGACGAAGTCAAGCCGCTCCATGTTCTTCCTCCTCTCAGCGGCCCTATCTTACAAGTCCAGGTATTATTTGGTTATTCTAATCTGTTATATGAAATATAATTTATTTATATAATAGTAATAATTATAAAACTGCAACTCGTATGATAGAAATATGTATGGTGTGATATACATGTTCATGATACCATACGCCGGAATCGGTGGGAAAGCGGCCAGAGTGTTCCTATGCTATTGGCGCATAAGGTGCTACTCCCCGTAAAGGTTCAGCTGCATTTCTCGTCGCGCGTGTCGCCCGTCGGGACGTGCGCGGCTAGAAGCTGCAGCTCGTCACGGCTGTGGACGCCCGCCTTCTCGTAGACGTGGCGCACGTGCGTCTTCGTTGTGCTCGTCGCCATGCCCAGGCGCTTCGAGATGTAGCTGGCGCTGCGGCTCTCGCACAGCAGCGCCGCCACCTGCGCCTCGCGCGGCGAGAGTCCCAGGCGCTGCTCGAGGTCCGTCTCCTGGGGTGTGAGCGTGGGCCCGCCCGACGCGCGCTCGGTGGTGGCGTCACTGTCCCCGAATGCCTTTGCGGCGCCGCTCTGCACAGGGAGCCACGGCGCCCGCGCGCTCGTCTCGCGCGCCTCCACAGTCCCCGCCGTGCCGGACATCCCGCGCTCCGCTGCCTCGCTGGGGTGGATGACGGGCTCCAGTCGCCACACGGCATCGGTGAGCACGATGACGCCGACGAGCGTGAAGAGCCGGTCGTTGCCCGTTGCGCCGACCGCGTCGAGGCTGAGCTGCCCCAGCGCCATGCCCGCGCCCGCCGTGAGCACGATGAACATGAGGCGCAGTGCTATCTCGCGGGGGTTTGTCATGCGGATGTCCGGCCAGCCGAAGCGATGCTGCAGGTACAGCCAGATGGCAAGCGAGCCGCACCCGGCGATGAAGAACGCGAACGCGTTGCCATGGCCCGCTAGGGCGTCATAGCACAGCGAGAACGCGACGAGCGGCATGGCGATGATGCGCAGCAGGTCGATGCGGCCGGGCGTGAGCACGAGGCAGGCGATGAGCGCGAGTGCGAGCAGCCCCGCGCCCTGCTCGACGCGCGCGCCGCCGAAGCCCAAGGCGGAGAACCCCGCGCCGAACGAGGCGACGAGCAGCCCCGTCACGACGCTGCGCCTCACCGACGGGCGCTCGCCCCAGAGCGGCGTGGCGTCATCGCAGGCAAGCCAGCTCCTCACTCTCTGCGTGACGCCCACAAACTCACGCGCCTGGTCCTGCGGGGCAGCGTTGCCTGCAACTGCGGCATCGTCCCTTGCCGCTATGTGGGTCGGAACCTGCGTCCGCAGCATCATGGTGAGCGGGACGCATGTCGCCACGGGGAACAGGTAGCTCACGACGCCGCCGTGCGGCACGACGGAAAACAGCGAGTACAGCGCAAACGCGGTGGCAAACGCGCAGGCGAGCTTGGCAACCTCGCAGGTCAGGCTGTCCGTCTGGCCCACCCACAGCCACAGGACGAGTAGCAGTGCGGTCGCGCACCCCGCCAGCAGCGACCCGGCAACCAGTACGGGCGCGGAGCCCGTTTTCTCGGCATAGAGCAGCACGAACCACGACACCTCGAGCGCGACGCCGCCGATCCAGCACGCGCTGACCGATGAGGCGCGATCCCAGCGACGTGCCGGGATGTAGCAGGCAAGGCCGAGAATGGCGCCCGCCATGCAGGCAAGATAGAAAAGGGAAGGCTCGACGATAGGCGACGCGTACGGTGCGTGCGCGATGAGCATGAGGATGGCAAGGAAGAGGGGAGAGGCGGGCAGGGCCCAGCGTACGGCAGCCTCCAGCGCACTTCCCAACGTCGCCTGACGCTCCACAGCCTCTGCGCTCATCGCATGCCCCCGTACCTGTGCGACGACAAATATAGACTCCCATCATACATCCTCCACACTAAAGGCGCTGCGTTTAGTAGGTGTATGGCGCGCAATCATCCCTCATCCTCCTCCCGAAAGGAGGAGGTGGCAGCGCGCAACCCTCAGCATCAGCCGTGGTCAAGGTCGATGGTGGCGCCGGTGTTTGCCTGATACAACGGTGCCAGGTGCGGGGGCGTTGGCCTGGGGGAACGGCTGATGGCTCTCGCAGGCAACTCGATAAGCGCGCCCCACACACAAGGGGAGGGCGCGCACGGAAAGGGGTTTCCTATGAGTGTCATGAACGAAGCCAGCGTGTCGCGCCGCAACCTCGTGAAGGGTGCCGCCCTCGGTGCCGCGGCCCTGGGTGCCGCAACGCTCGCAAGCGGACCGGGCGCTGCCCACGCCGCCGAGGGCGAGTACAAGGACGCGAGCACGTGGGTTAAGTCTTCCCAGAACGTCACGTGGGACGAGGAGCACGACATCGTCATCGTCGGCTACGGCATGGCCGGCACGACGGCGTACGTCGAGGCTGTCGAGATCGACCCGAACGTCGACGTCGTCATTTATGACAAGTCCGACGAGCAGAATGCCGGTGGCCAGGCCGTTGCGTCGGGCCAGTGCGTCATTTTCCCGCAGCCCGAGGACATCGAGACGTTCCGCACGTACATGCGCGCCATGAACAAGCCCAATGACGTCCCCGAAGAGGACTTCATGTGGCTGACGAACGAGTTCTCCACCGACATCGAGTGGATTCAGGCCGCGCTCGAGCCCGCCGGCTACGAGGTTGGTTACTCCGGCGGCGGCGCCCTGCGCTACGGCACGCTGCTCGTCGAGTTCCCCGATCTCGAGGGCGCTGACTTCGTCGGTGCCACCGGCCACTTCCGCGCGAAGGACGGCGGCGTGCCCTTCGAGAACGGCGGCTGCTGGAACGGCATGTCCAAGGCGGCTGAGGTGCGCGGCGCAAAGCCGAACTACGAGCACACGGTCACGTGCCTCGTTCAGGACTCCATCACGAAGCGCGTCGACGGCGTCGGCGTCCAGAAGCCTGACGGCTCCACGATCTACGTCAAGGCGAACAAGGGCGTCCTGCTCGCCACGGGCGGCTACGAGGGCGACCCCCAGATGTATCGCGACTTCAACGGCGGAGACATGATCTACAACGCCGGCAGCCCCTACGTCACCGGCGACGGCGTCAAGATGCAGATGGCCATCGGCGCCAAGATGTGGCACATGGACAACCACACGATGAGCTGTGGCATGTTCCACGGCATCAAGGTGCCCGACTTCGACACGTGCTTCATCCGCCAGTTCTACATGGCGCAGGGCAGCTGGATGGAGACGGCCGCCGACGGCACGCGTTACTACGACGAGACCCGCTCCTACCAGCGTCAGCACATGAAGTTCTACGAGCACGGCCAGTATGTCGACGTGCCGATCGGCCGCTCGCAGCCCGTCCACATCATCTTTGACGACGCGTGCTGCAAGGCCCAGCCCATGGTCAACGACTGGATCGGCTGGCCCGTCAGCTGCCGCAACCCCTACGAGTGGTCGGCCGACAACTCCGTCGAGATCGAGAAGGGCTGGATCACGAAGGCAGACACGATCGAGGAACTCGCCGAGAAGATCGGCAAGGATCCTGCGGCCCTGAAGGCGTCTGTCGACCGCTTCAACGAGATGGTCGATGGCGGCGAGGACCTCGACTTCGGCCGCGATATCACGACGATGGCCAAGATCGAGACGCCGCCGTTCTACGCCATCGAGGAGTTCCCCGCCATGCCTGCGTGCTCCGGTGGTGCCCGCCGCAACATCAAGGGCCAGGTGCTCAACTGGGACGAGCAGCCCATCGAGAACCTGTACTCCGCTGGCGAGATCGGCTCGCTCGTGTCGAACCTGTACCAGAACGGCACGTACCTGCACGAGGCCATCTGCTCCGCCCGCGCCGCCATCGACACGATGCTCGGTGGCCGCGCCGACATCAAGCCGACCGAGGGTGCCGGCGTGAGCGAGCCGTGGGCCGAGGCCGAGGACGGCGAGTACCGCGTCGAGGCGAAGGGCCTCGAGGATCCGTACGAGCTCGTCCTCACGATCAAGGACGGGCAGCTCGCCAGCATCGAGCTGGGCGAGGGCGCGGACAACATGTTCATGTCCCCCGAGCAGTTCGAGGAGCTCACCGGCAACATCGTCGACAACCAGACCATCAGCGTCGACACGATCGCCGGTGCTACGATCGACTCCCAGGCCATCGTCGGCGCCCTCATGACGGCGTTCGGCAAGAAGACGTCCTAGGAGCTGCGAGGCGTCGAGTTCTGACGCGCACCCATACGTCTTGACGCGGGCCCGCCATCCCTCGGGGTGGCGGGCTTTTTCTTTGCCACGGTCTGTCGCGGGAGTGCTCCCGCACGGGATGTTTGGGGAGCGTGGGCGCCGAGGTACCCGCGCTCCCCGTCGGCGGCTAGAATGCGATGCCATGGAAGCGACACCCATTCGATGACAGGGAGTGTGTATGGAGAGGCCGAACGCCTGGAAGTCCTACACCGACGAGCAGATCGCCGAGCTCGAGAGCCTCTGCGGTGACTACGCGACGTACATCAGCGACTGCAAGACGGAGCGCGAGTGCACGTCCCGCGCGCTGGAGCTCGCTTGCGCCGCCGGCTATGAGAGTCTCGACGAGCGCATCGCCGCGGGCACGCCGCTCAAGGCGGGCGACAAGTTGTGGGCGTGCTGTGCCGGCAAGACCGTCATGCTTGTGCACGTGGGTAAGCGCCCGCTGAGCGAGGGTCTCAACATCGTGGGCTCGCACATCGACTCGCCGCGCCTCGACATCAAGCAGAACCCCGCGTACGAGAGCGCCGATATGGCCTATCTCGACACGCACTACTACGGCGGCGTCAAGAAGTACCAGTGGGTGACGCTGCCGCTGGCCCTGCACGGCGTCGTGGCGCTCAAGAGCGGCGAGGTCAAGACCGTCGTCATCGGCGAAGACGCTGCCGACCCGGTGTTCTGCGTCACCGACCTGCTCGT harbors:
- a CDS encoding pyridoxamine 5'-phosphate oxidase family protein, producing the protein MSATVDRRTFVSSGMATLAVLGLGGGAASALASEKSASKDSAMEEAKGDSPVDAVSSASTDTNKFKNMDQATLMTQLPTMTGLVAVATTNEDGSPNLAVFIPSAVGEKYIYFGFAPNATQANLLRDKQAVILYDEYDLSIENPSDRHYGCRAKVKLVEDAKVLEELKPDLGSYADFATVVEVVEVLPMG
- a CDS encoding LysR family transcriptional regulator; its protein translation is MDDETRAFLSIHKTGSISAAAKELGYSQPAVSKKLKALENRLGVELFRRVAHPLALTEAGMAYIQFAQKERALEIALSENLSQFAVGGHKRLRIGVSEPRCASLLSEPIIQFYERFPKHVVDLEPVESDGQIFELFSEGRIDFVALTPCQPSYGFMQTQVLCKERLQLFASSKYSLLTCDEETPQTVSLKEIARYPFIMPSRAKHLAEILEDVCSQNCINIHTILHSFGNEMTLEMVRRGVGVAILPNTTLAKHVEPSLIRYSIKELPDGIDLNLITQRNSLLSDYDIFFIKLLKQYIKNYF
- a CDS encoding ABC transporter substrate-binding protein; this translates as MNLQRTSSKDDALHGKTRREFLALVGAASAALFAGSASRTFDSKAFAAPASADSDTIEVTDFGDVTVTIPAHANKIAALAGTTFDPILFLGQVDRVKAAMNISMNEWMTEIYPFMNSLNITKVENAQKPNVEELVNLGIDLVLYWPGDDFADQRAQIEQVGIPVVGAHTSGVKFSTVQEFKDLISREIRLYAEILGEGTQDKAEEWISYTLGKLDYVASRTQDLPEDQIKLVHYVRKADDGTQVYGANTYPAVLVDIAGGRLDDLDTISGFKEMNMEDIITLNPDYVFMGWTDSTEGVLSNERWAGTKAVQEGHVYLSPCSLGSFWAYGAEVPLEALFLAKTLHPELFEDLDLIGEIQEFYRTFRGYELSAENAQRMLERKPPLGAEAGSASSDGGAKAQSAAAESRGSEK
- a CDS encoding ATP-binding cassette domain-containing protein; protein product: MKLVTLAGPPSCGKTSVLMHVIRQLQKRGLACGVIKFDCLSSNDAQAYAALGIPNLCGLSLSRCPDHFFATSLPGAFEWGEAQKLDYLFTESAGLCNRCSPYIYGALAICVTDNLAGIQAPAKIGPMLQRADVVVVAKGDMVSQAEREVFRAKVQRMVKRACILNVNGLTGQGTLSLLKEVESAPSISSIDSERLRFTMPSALCSYCLGEKRIGAEYQRGNIVSMFDEKLPSFISASGGEAKPVDMSDETKDIATGRAPSSSREVDGTDSEELLLIADKQEEQVDAADTVRPDTPESLTIMGGVDKSGHPEKLPRLDVIPGEIVCILGPTGAGKSRLLDDIECLAQGDTPSCRKILINGDPVPEELRSTMSAQLVAQLSQCMNYVIDMTVEDFLHVHADARRRTGSVEREIRDTFECAVGLAGEPFEGSTRLSQLSGGQSRALMVADAAFLSDAPIVLVDEIENAGMDKWKALATLSRRQKIVLVSTHDPAIALMGTKRVIISNGGMHACLTSSGDSRELENLSILNKIDKKLNELRLILRNGGRLEEPLKDWMAELGRLQEGKAPETRTHLS
- a CDS encoding ABC transporter substrate-binding protein translates to MERLDFVGMRMIMPTRLSIKREISRLSRQSAAIAGRRLAFGYLLNREDGIAFWKQASDEMPQVFYSFGSDFLYRDDLSRFFFGKERLYGQEGLRSDRASTVPFSQPFIDSGMVEKDCPLVLSAVLPYAFLIDLRRIPPQKIPCSWEDLSSQLLKGEIASDCSSAGFGGCVIESYLSIYGGERTKNYLSNHVLFEGTLRSVTRFQESRAGVTVGPWTFLASAQIHPYAKIVWPREGAFVLPIWLGFKKRLDTMGHLIEDYFFSERYAALSARAGVPTCVSTKDPQSMRLLAQMGPHAPGWYAWPGWKALKEMDIQQLHKLQEGIAEP
- a CDS encoding helix-turn-helix transcriptional regulator — its product is MSAEAVERQATLGSALEAAVRWALPASPLFLAILMLIAHAPYASPIVEPSLFYLACMAGAILGLACYIPARRWDRASSVSACWIGGVALEVSWFVLLYAEKTGSAPVLVAGSLLAGCATALLLVLWLWVGQTDSLTCEVAKLACAFATAFALYSLFSVVPHGGVVSYLFPVATCVPLTMMLRTQVPTHIAARDDAAVAGNAAPQDQAREFVGVTQRVRSWLACDDATPLWGERPSVRRSVVTGLLVASFGAGFSALGFGGARVEQGAGLLALALIACLVLTPGRIDLLRIIAMPLVAFSLCYDALAGHGNAFAFFIAGCGSLAIWLYLQHRFGWPDIRMTNPREIALRLMFIVLTAGAGMALGQLSLDAVGATGNDRLFTLVGVIVLTDAVWRLEPVIHPSEAAERGMSGTAGTVEARETSARAPWLPVQSGAAKAFGDSDATTERASGGPTLTPQETDLEQRLGLSPREAQVAALLCESRSASYISKRLGMATSTTKTHVRHVYEKAGVHSRDELQLLAAHVPTGDTRDEKCS
- a CDS encoding FAD-binding protein, with protein sequence MSVMNEASVSRRNLVKGAALGAAALGAATLASGPGAAHAAEGEYKDASTWVKSSQNVTWDEEHDIVIVGYGMAGTTAYVEAVEIDPNVDVVIYDKSDEQNAGGQAVASGQCVIFPQPEDIETFRTYMRAMNKPNDVPEEDFMWLTNEFSTDIEWIQAALEPAGYEVGYSGGGALRYGTLLVEFPDLEGADFVGATGHFRAKDGGVPFENGGCWNGMSKAAEVRGAKPNYEHTVTCLVQDSITKRVDGVGVQKPDGSTIYVKANKGVLLATGGYEGDPQMYRDFNGGDMIYNAGSPYVTGDGVKMQMAIGAKMWHMDNHTMSCGMFHGIKVPDFDTCFIRQFYMAQGSWMETAADGTRYYDETRSYQRQHMKFYEHGQYVDVPIGRSQPVHIIFDDACCKAQPMVNDWIGWPVSCRNPYEWSADNSVEIEKGWITKADTIEELAEKIGKDPAALKASVDRFNEMVDGGEDLDFGRDITTMAKIETPPFYAIEEFPAMPACSGGARRNIKGQVLNWDEQPIENLYSAGEIGSLVSNLYQNGTYLHEAICSARAAIDTMLGGRADIKPTEGAGVSEPWAEAEDGEYRVEAKGLEDPYELVLTIKDGQLASIELGEGADNMFMSPEQFEELTGNIVDNQTISVDTIAGATIDSQAIVGALMTAFGKKTS